Within the Musa acuminata AAA Group cultivar baxijiao chromosome BXJ2-9, Cavendish_Baxijiao_AAA, whole genome shotgun sequence genome, the region tgttgtccgacatgtcattggttcatcagcgCTTCGtcaaattcttcggcgcatcatccttttttgtagtcttttacccaatcaacatgttaacctccgcaactccgatttccttgacgCAATGTTCGCTCTTCTAGGTCTGATGCCCAAATTTATGGCATGAAgctttctgccgacacgtcgaccgatcctccggctcgacatccaatcttctgatatatttcactccgacccaacattaattcttcttactttaattatctttcATAATCGAAGCTagttctacgtcactcaaaacattagatcacaaacacgtcaatcgatttcattatcaaaatttgaaattcGATAGCCAAAAATTCATAACTGGATACTTGGATGATGTTGGGCTTTCATCAATATGATCTTTCGAGCTATTTATTAATTTCATTTGAACTAGACAAATtatctaaatatataaaaatttgattaaaagtatctaaatttgatttaaatttgctcTTTCGGAtccaaatatttaaaaaattatcctAGCGATAAGTATTTTCTATATAAGTGTGTTTTgaggaagaagaaaataattgcccAAGTGTTAGGGTTCGACAAAGATCATGTACAATGACTCTCGACATAATATTAATACATTTTTCGTCACAACACATGTGCTAATAGTGTCTTCTTGTGTACTATGGATGTGCGTGTCACTACCAAATCTAATAATTATTTTGTGTAATATAAGATTGTGACTTAGGATGCCATTAGATTTGTTGTCAATCCGAACTTTGGACCCACCCAAATTGTGATGCCTCTTTTATTCCTCACCTACTACATTTTCTGCATTGTAATCAAATCACTGAAAGTAGAGAAACCTGTTTTGTTTTACTCCAACTCAAACACACAAGAAAGAAaccaatataaattaaaatttcacATATGCATACTATTTTGTGCACACAAACATGGGtaaagaagaaaatgaagaattAATGTCCATACAAGACCAGAAATATAAAGAGATAAGTCAACTTAGAGAGGAGACCTCATGTTTTCAAGAAGTCAatgtctagagagagagagagagagagaataaaaacTCTCTTTTCATGAATTTTCTTAATTTTGCCAAACAAATTTCAGTCCAAGTTTCAAACCacttaataataaatatacaatgtGGTCTCTTTTTTAATATAGCAATTTGCTTTCTGGTATTAATTTCTTCGTCTAAAAATTTATACCTTcactatttttcttatttttaaaaattattatatcttAATATTTGATCAAGTTTTGAAAACTAAGGAGAGAATAGAAATTACAATTCATCAACTAACTATTGAATcaattgatgataaaatcaattgatgagacgttttgagtggcgtaggactaacttcgatcagaaaagaaaaatatattaaagtatgaggaatcagacgttgggccagagtggaacatgttagaagattgaacgttgagccggaggatccgTCAAcgtattggtagaaggcttcgtgccataagtttgggtatcgggctagaaggataggacattgtgctaaggagatcgaatgttatgaaggtcaacatgccgattgagtaatacaccataagagaggacgaagcgtcgaataaaccaatgatataccggacaacataggattcatgtaaTCATatgtatctagatcgagttagttaggtacctagacatagtctttaagattatgtcaggtggtggtaccgcacaGTGTCAgccagtacctcgaaaatccGAGGATTTGAATTTGAACTCTATGTTTTGAAGTTATttatggtctataaataccccataaatTTTTACTTGGAAAATAAACGAAAACGTGAACaaaaatcttaagattttaggGTATGAAAGTGTGAAAAAATGTTAAGTTTTAaagaaagaccgttagtggatactgGTAACCTCAACAAAGAATGAAtctagagtggatataggtcatgacgatcgaaccagtaTACATCCGATATGTTTTATTTCTATGTCGTTTCTTTTATACTTTTTATTCTCATTATTTACTAATTTACTTGTTCGCTGTACTCACTCACTTGAACCTTTTcaagtttaaataattttttcGATATGGATTTAATCGTAGTTTTTTAAATCAACGTGAATTTTATCAAAAGTACTAATTcccttcacccccctctcttagtaccaaCTTATCCTAACGGCAACGTCTATCCACATAAACAGTATAGTAATGTTCTATCATTTAGGTAGGTGAAGGAGAGCAATGCTACGGAGAAGCTTTCCCTGGGTGTGCCATCCCTTTCCATTGCACTCATCTCTCTCCATCGTTGAGTAGGTGAACCATGCTCCAAGTCCACTTCTGCTTTGCTCGAGGGTTTGGAGGTCCAAAGGAGGTGATGGGGAGTTGGTGAGAGACGTGATGTGTCTCCTCTACTCTCCTATGTGTGTCTTCATTAACCATTATAAGTTCACCATCACAAATGTTTAGGTGGAAAGGTTACAAATTCCGCAAGAACTCAATCAAACAACTTATATATACATTTTAGGTTATGAGACCTTATTTTTAGGTGACGATGAATGCCAACCATTAGGCCAAGAAGTCAATTATTCGTTGGAACTAAACATGCAGATGGTGGTAAGGGTTTGGTCCTCCGATGGCACCAACCTGAGCCGATGCTTTCCAAATGGTGTGACAGATGCTGAGAACTTTGTGACGCTCGCAGTCACCATTGTGTGTGCTTTATGTTATTCGCCAACTCAGAGGTGTTAACGGAGAAAGATGGCACCAATCCATGGCTTTAAATATGGTTTGGATGGATACGTATCTGTGATTGAAAATACCGATCAATTCGATAGATATCAATTGTTTTTTATCGGTCTGATCAAGCCATAATAACTAAATATACTATTTGGTATcgaatataaattttattgaacTGATGATAAGACCGTATTTGAATCTTTATGGATTGGAATATGACCAAAATATGACAAAAATGTCACTCgtttctaatttaaaaaaaatctgatTTCTTATTTACATTTGTCAAAAATTGATTAACAAATATATCAATTACATCAATTTAGATATAaaatttagaagataacataaaaCACACATAAATTTCGTGGAACGTTGTTACGTGATATCATCCATACCGATGGTTATTATGACATATTATCAACGTCGATGATGATCATCACATATCAATCATGTCAGTGACTATTAGGTCATGTCGATAACTATTATGCTAGATCAGTCATGTTAATGTATGTCACATCAAGTTTACCATAAGTATTCTAACCCTAAGTGATTAGGGAGTTTTGACTTAAATAATAGGTTATTCGGAAGGATGAGAAGAACTCAAAAATTAAAGGAAACATCCaaaaaatatactaaaaaatCAACACATGATTTAACATGGTTTGATGACTAACTGCATCTTACATTTacgaaaaaaaataaattgttcACTACATAAGAAAAAACAATACAATGAATCGCTATTTCTCCTCATTATTAAAGAATATTCGAAGAGCGTCTATCTTctctcaactctctctctctctctctcatcaaaacCTTAAGActcaatatatatttatacaaataAATTCTAATTCACCGATGACTACTTTTATAACCTAatcataaaaaaaactaaatCTTGTTTTATTAATACGAAGAAAGTGTCAATATGAAACCCAAATCACTGAGAAAAGGCTAGCGTTCAATACTACTAAAGCCAAAATCTCATAGAATTATGTATGTGAAATCTAACTATTTAAAGACCAAAACTCTTTTGTATCATTTATAAAGACCAGAGACTCTTTAATATGTGCCCCAAATCACTGAAAACGTAATAACGTATTATACAATTTAAAGACCTCAAACTATATTTTTCTCATGTTTAAAGAttatgtttcttttaataaatcaaGTAAAATTGtctagagagagaggagagagagagagagagagagagagagagactgtggaAACATCTAGTAGTGGTGAGTAATGTTTGCCACCTTTGCACTCAAAGCCATCCATCATACCCAACCCCACACAAAAAGCTCATTTGGTCGACCACACCCATCATCAAACCCACACAACAAGGCTGGTTTGGTGGTGCGGTGGGTGAGCCGAAGACACATATAAACCCACCACCTCGTTGTCCCACTCCCCACTCCACCTCCCACCACCCTCACCCTCCATCTTCCCctcccaccctctctctctctccctctctctctctctctcggtcagTCGTTGCGGCAATGGGATCCCTCAAGAACGCGCTGCAGCTGACCCCCGAGGAGGACGAGGACGCGTGCATGTACGCCATGCAGCTGGCGAGCGCCTCCATCCTGCCCATGACGCTCAAGGCGGCCATCGAGCTGGACCTGCTCGAGATCCTCGTCAGGGCCGGCCCGGGCGCCCAGCTGAGCCCCGCCGACGTGGTGGCCCAGCTTCCCACCGAGAACCCTCAGGCTGCCGTGATGGTGGACCGGATGCTCCGCCTGCTGGCCGCCTACAACGTCGTCAGCTGCACCGTCGGCACCGACGCCGACGGGAAGCCATCGAGGAAGTACGGCGCCGCGCCGGCGTGCAAGTACCTGACCAAGAACGAGGACGGGGTGTCCATGGCTGCTCTGACCCTGATGAACCAGGACAAGGTCCTCATGGAGAGCTGGTACTACTTGAAGGACGCGGTGTTGGACGGCGGCATCCCCTTCAACAAGGCGTACGGGATGTCGGCGTTTGAGTACTACGGCGCGGACGCCCGGTTCAACAAGGTGTTCAACGAGGGCATGAGGAATCACTCTACCATCCTCAGCAAGAAGCTGCTCAACATCTACCGCGGCTTCGAGGGCGTCAAGGTGCTCGTGGACGTCGGCGGCGGCATCGGCGCCACCCTCTACATGATTACCACCAAGCACCCGCACATCAGGGGCATCAACTTCGACCTCCCTCACGTCATCTCCGAGGCGCCACCCTTCCCAGGTCCCCCCATCAACTCCTCCTCTGTCTGCGCCGCCGCAACCTGACACGTCTCACCTCTCATTCTCTCGGCATGGTGTCTTGCAGGGGTGGAACACGTCGGCGGAGACATGTTCGCGAGCGTCCCAAGCGGAGATGCAATCTTCATGAAGGTCAGAGAGTGCATGTTTCCTTCGATGCAATCCATCTGAGACTGACACTGATAAATGCAGTGGATTCTCCATGACTGGAGCGACGAGCACTGCACCAAGATCCTGAAGAACTGCTGCGAGGCGCTGCCGGAGAAGGGGAAGGTGATAGTGGTGGAGTGCGTCCTGCCCGTGGTGCCGGAACCGACTCCCCGAGCTCAGGGCGTCTTCAACATCGACCTCATCATGCTGGCGCACAACCCGGGAGGGAAAGAGAGGACGGAGAAGGAGTTCGAGGGGTTGGCCAAGGAGGCAGGCTTCTCCGGATTCAAAGCGAGCTACATCTTTGCCAACACCTGGGTCATGGAGTTCACCAAGTAGACTGCGACTGCACACTGTGACATCGCTTGCGTTTGCTTCGTTCGGAGATCTCGTGTCCTTTTATGTCTTGCGTGGAGTGTCAATGATAAGCGTTTACATAACTTGTTGGATTCCGTGGCCTCAGCCCGTTGACCATGCACACGTTGACATAGTCAACGATTTGCAGAcccaatttattttttaattagtttagGTGTTTTATATGTGTCACAAGTTGTCACATAACAGCAtctattcaaaaaaaagaaaaagaaaagaaataataaaaaatatcataaaaataaatactttttatttatgtattttattttttatattaaatttgttCGTCGATATTCGAGATGTACGGTTGATGAGAGACTAAGATTTCTCCAACTGTTCTTTCACTTCGTACTTAACATGATATTAGAGCTGTTCTCACCCAAAGCCCTTCTCTCCCTGCCAACACCAGCGGTGTGACGCTAGTGCATAACAGTTCTTGCTCCCCTCAACTCTCTGCTGATGGCAATGAAGAGCAATGCGACACATCGAAGGGCAAGTGGGTGAAAGAAGCACGGGCATCGATCTGCACCAACCTGTCGCCGATGCAACTCTGATCTCGCAACCATCGTTGCTGCTGCGgcactctctctctttctctatagTGACTCGCTTGTGGCCGCCCCTTTCTCCTCCCTACGTCGGTGTCTTCTCTTCTCCCACCTAAGCCGGTGGTTTTCTTATGGCCACCTGCTTCGACAGCCTGCTCCTGCGGTCGGATTGTAGGAGGCGATTCCCATTGTTACTTTTCCAACGGTGGTTGTTTTCCCTGCGATTACTGTAGCACTTCTCTGGTGAATGGATCGATCCCCGATGATCTGCTCAGCTTGCCCAGGCTCTTCCAGATCGAATTCCAGGACAATCTGGTCATAGACGAGTTTCCAAACACTAGCGCCGCCCTCATCTCGCTGGACCTCGGCCAGATTAGCCTCTTTAACAACCGGCTCTCGGGGCTGCTTCCACCGTCTGTCGGCTACTTCTCCGGCGACTACTTCCCCTGAACTCCTCCGCCTCGTCGAGCAACATCTGGAACTGGTTAACGCACTTGGTGCAGACCACGAACCGCTTTCTCTCGCTTGTCCTGGTCCTCCTTCAGCAATGGCAGCTCAAGGATCTTCTTCTTGGATACTTGCAACACCTCATGCACCTGCACCACCTCCATTGTTCTCGTCTTCTTGTCTTCTACCGGCAACTCGATCTTGAACAACGATTCTCTCGCCACCGCAAACAGCTTAGCTGCTATCGACTATCAAGGCGCATATAAAACATTATGAGTGTAatgtgaattaaatattttagtcaCAACTATCAAAGCGACTAATTCAATTATCCTGACATCTTGAACATCCAAATCGATAAAGAGTTGTCTGCTAACTATGTGACAA harbors:
- the LOC135623540 gene encoding tricetin 3',4',5'-O-trimethyltransferase-like; the encoded protein is MGSLKNALQLTPEEDEDACMYAMQLASASILPMTLKAAIELDLLEILVRAGPGAQLSPADVVAQLPTENPQAAVMVDRMLRLLAAYNVVSCTVGTDADGKPSRKYGAAPACKYLTKNEDGVSMAALTLMNQDKVLMESWYYLKDAVLDGGIPFNKAYGMSAFEYYGADARFNKVFNEGMRNHSTILSKKLLNIYRGFEGVKVLVDVGGGIGATLYMITTKHPHIRGINFDLPHVISEAPPFPGVEHVGGDMFASVPSGDAIFMKWILHDWSDEHCTKILKNCCEALPEKGKVIVVECVLPVVPEPTPRAQGVFNIDLIMLAHNPGGKERTEKEFEGLAKEAGFSGFKASYIFANTWVMEFTK